A genomic region of Christiangramia sp. OXR-203 contains the following coding sequences:
- a CDS encoding class I SAM-dependent methyltransferase produces the protein MDLKEHWEKIYNTRQFEETSWYQPKPEHSLEIIRSLGLSPQANIIDIGGGNSFLADHLLELGYKNIHVLDISAKALQDSQNRLGEKAEKINWIESDITNFKPDTSFELWHDRAALHFLTEDKPVEDYLTVLKNSLKKGAYCLLSVFSENGPDKCSGITIRKYATSALEELLESDFETVRLENRDHTTPWGAKQNFSTGLFRRK, from the coding sequence ATGGATTTAAAAGAACACTGGGAAAAGATTTATAATACCAGGCAGTTTGAAGAAACCAGCTGGTACCAGCCAAAGCCGGAACACAGCCTTGAGATCATCAGGTCTCTTGGTCTTTCTCCTCAAGCGAATATCATTGATATTGGTGGAGGAAATAGCTTTCTCGCAGATCATCTACTGGAACTGGGATATAAGAATATTCATGTTTTGGATATTTCAGCAAAAGCACTGCAGGATTCGCAGAACAGGTTGGGAGAGAAGGCTGAAAAAATTAACTGGATAGAGTCTGATATAACTAACTTTAAACCAGATACATCCTTCGAACTTTGGCATGATCGTGCGGCCCTGCACTTTCTTACCGAGGATAAGCCGGTTGAGGATTACTTAACAGTATTAAAGAATTCTTTAAAGAAAGGCGCATATTGTCTACTATCAGTTTTTTCTGAAAACGGACCCGATAAATGCAGTGGAATCACCATCAGGAAATATGCAACTTCAGCTCTGGAGGAACTATTAGAATCAGATTTTGAGACGGTGAGGCTCGAGAATCGGGATCATACAACTCCGTGGGGAGCAAAACAGAATTTTTCTACAGGGCTCTTCAGAAGAAAATAA
- a CDS encoding DUF2231 domain-containing protein, whose amino-acid sequence METQIPEFWRTEVFHPLSVHFPIVLLLLATLFKIMSLWSGRETWHFGGRLLLILGVIGIWISIYTGDLADGVVSRKLCDPTILKDHENFAYTTAWLFSIGLLLEIVFYYFENFRNKLTNLVVVLLLVAGAVCLAYVGHLGASLVYQQAAGVNIPSENCAEFN is encoded by the coding sequence ATGGAAACTCAAATTCCAGAATTTTGGCGGACAGAGGTTTTTCATCCTCTGTCCGTTCATTTTCCAATAGTTTTACTATTACTGGCAACCCTTTTTAAGATCATGAGTCTATGGTCTGGAAGAGAAACCTGGCATTTTGGTGGCCGACTTTTACTCATCCTGGGAGTTATTGGGATCTGGATTTCTATTTATACCGGTGATCTGGCAGATGGGGTCGTTTCCCGTAAATTATGTGATCCAACCATTTTAAAAGATCATGAGAACTTTGCCTACACGACCGCCTGGTTATTTAGTATTGGGCTTTTATTGGAGATAGTATTTTATTACTTCGAAAACTTCAGGAATAAACTGACTAATCTTGTGGTCGTTCTGCTTCTAGTGGCGGGTGCTGTTTGTCTTGCTTATGTAGGTCATTTAGGTGCAAGCCTGGTTTACCAGCAAGCCGCAGGCGTGAATATTCCTTCTGAAAATTGTGCAGAATTTAATTGA
- a CDS encoding cytochrome d ubiquinol oxidase subunit II: protein MLYVVLFFTFFSLFLYVLLGGADFGAGIVELFSSRENRELNKLTVYKVMGPVWEANHIWLIILIVILWIAFPAYFNIIIIYLHIPLTLVLLGITMRGVAFIFRHYDAVIDGTQVWYNRMFRISSLITPIFLGMSFGALLSGKIVVTDDYSNTTFAEIFMYPWLNTFTVLTGLFYAALCTFLASTLLIGETEGDIRKMYSRKSAIFTVVLVLVGGAVLFYGYWYDMAFIKEFLQNSISLIAIVLSALLLIPLWFAIWKQKRVQTRIYAGLQILLVIFAAVYTHFPRLIITSTSEVNMLESTAPESVMHVLGISLIIGGGIILPGLFHLMKSFNMIRIPSRSGKHTAED, encoded by the coding sequence ATGTTATACGTAGTGCTATTTTTTACGTTTTTCTCTCTATTTCTATATGTTCTTTTGGGTGGTGCCGACTTTGGGGCTGGCATCGTAGAGCTTTTTTCATCCCGGGAGAACAGGGAATTGAATAAACTTACGGTCTATAAAGTCATGGGACCGGTCTGGGAAGCCAATCATATCTGGCTTATTATCCTGATTGTTATTCTATGGATCGCTTTTCCGGCTTATTTCAATATCATCATCATCTATCTTCATATTCCACTTACACTGGTGTTATTAGGAATTACCATGCGGGGAGTTGCATTTATTTTCAGGCATTATGATGCGGTGATCGATGGAACACAGGTTTGGTATAATCGCATGTTCAGGATATCAAGCCTTATTACTCCAATTTTCCTCGGAATGTCATTTGGTGCATTGTTAAGCGGTAAGATTGTAGTTACAGATGATTACTCTAATACTACGTTTGCTGAAATTTTTATGTATCCGTGGCTAAATACCTTTACTGTTCTAACAGGATTATTCTATGCTGCACTTTGTACATTCCTGGCTTCAACATTATTAATTGGAGAAACTGAAGGAGATATCAGGAAAATGTATAGTCGGAAATCGGCAATTTTCACCGTTGTGTTAGTATTGGTGGGTGGTGCAGTGCTTTTCTATGGGTACTGGTATGATATGGCTTTTATTAAAGAATTTCTTCAGAATAGTATATCTCTAATAGCGATCGTACTCTCAGCATTATTACTGATTCCTCTATGGTTTGCTATCTGGAAACAAAAACGTGTACAGACCAGGATTTACGCAGGATTACAGATCTTACTGGTCATATTTGCTGCTGTGTATACTCATTTTCCGCGCCTTATTATTACCAGTACTTCGGAAGTGAATATGCTCGAAAGCACTGCTCCGGAATCTGTAATGCACGTGCTGGGAATTTCATTGATCATTGGAGGAGGGATCATATTGCCGGGATTATTTCATTTGATGAAATCTTTCAATATGATCAGGATTCCGTCCAGATCAGGAAAACATACTGCTGAAGATTAA
- a CDS encoding cytochrome ubiquinol oxidase subunit I yields MENLDYARLQMAFTLGFHIIFACIGMVMPFFMVVSHKKWLNTRKPIYLKLTKAWQRGVAIFFVTGAVSGTALSFELGMLWPEFMKHAGPVIGMPFSLEGAAFFVEAIALGFYLYGWKKLPETFHWITGIIVGISGVISGILVVSANAWMNSPTGFDVVNGAYVNIDPVKAFLNDAWFTQALHMTLAAFAATGFAVAGLHAIQILRNKRPDLHKAAFKIAIVFGAVAALLQPISGDLSAKDVAQRQPVKLAAMEAHYETQKGAPLYIGGIVDAENKTVSNMLEIPKALSFLAFGDFDAEVKGLNDFPEEDLPPVPVVHYAFQTMVGIGSLLMLAALIYFISLKKKSWLDNKKYWWLFAILTPLGFVAVEAGWVVTEVGRQPWIVYNIMRTSEAVTPMPGLEFSFYLYVTVYAILAAMVTWLMHRQIKVLNNSIG; encoded by the coding sequence ATGGAAAACCTCGATTACGCCAGACTCCAAATGGCTTTTACCCTCGGATTTCATATTATTTTTGCATGTATTGGTATGGTCATGCCCTTTTTTATGGTCGTTTCTCATAAAAAGTGGCTAAATACCCGCAAACCTATTTATTTAAAACTTACTAAAGCCTGGCAACGCGGAGTTGCCATTTTTTTTGTCACCGGTGCAGTTTCGGGAACCGCACTGTCCTTTGAGCTGGGAATGCTCTGGCCAGAATTTATGAAACATGCCGGTCCTGTAATAGGAATGCCATTTTCCCTGGAAGGTGCGGCCTTCTTTGTAGAAGCGATCGCGCTTGGTTTTTACCTGTATGGCTGGAAAAAACTTCCGGAAACTTTTCACTGGATCACTGGGATCATCGTGGGAATTTCAGGAGTGATCTCAGGGATTCTCGTAGTATCTGCCAATGCCTGGATGAATTCACCAACTGGTTTTGATGTGGTAAATGGCGCTTATGTGAATATAGATCCGGTAAAGGCTTTTCTTAATGACGCATGGTTCACCCAGGCTCTGCATATGACCCTGGCTGCTTTCGCTGCTACTGGCTTTGCCGTTGCCGGTCTTCACGCCATACAAATATTACGTAACAAACGCCCAGATCTGCACAAGGCTGCTTTTAAAATTGCCATTGTATTTGGTGCGGTCGCAGCGCTTTTACAACCTATAAGTGGTGATCTATCTGCCAAGGATGTCGCACAAAGACAGCCGGTAAAACTTGCCGCGATGGAAGCGCATTATGAAACCCAAAAAGGAGCTCCACTTTATATCGGCGGAATTGTGGATGCGGAAAATAAAACTGTGAGTAATATGTTAGAAATACCAAAAGCATTATCCTTCCTGGCCTTTGGAGATTTTGATGCTGAGGTAAAAGGACTGAATGATTTTCCTGAAGAAGATCTCCCACCGGTTCCTGTTGTACATTACGCTTTCCAGACCATGGTGGGAATTGGTAGTTTACTAATGCTGGCGGCTTTGATCTATTTTATCAGTTTAAAGAAGAAAAGCTGGCTGGATAATAAGAAATACTGGTGGCTGTTCGCGATACTAACTCCTTTAGGATTTGTAGCCGTGGAAGCAGGTTGGGTAGTTACCGAGGTAGGAAGACAACCCTGGATCGTGTACAATATCATGCGAACTTCTGAAGCTGTAACCCCAATGCCTGGTTTAGAATTCAGCTTTTACCTATACGTTACTGTTTACGCCATCCTTGCAGCGATGGTAACCTGGCTAATGCACAGGCAGATCAAGGTTCTTAATAACTCAATCGGGTAG
- a CDS encoding sulfite exporter TauE/SafE family protein — MDILEILGYFGALLIGVVLGLIGGGGSILTVPVLVYLMAINPVTATAYSLFVVGTSALVGAIRNLPKKLIDFRTAIVFAIPAFIAVYLTRMYLVPAIPEEIFSIGGLTITKNIGIMLFFAIIMVVASISMITQKRTEDTGEEQAVQYNYPLIILEGIVVGLLTGIVGAGGGFLIIPALVLLAKLPMKKAVATSLLIIAFKSLIGFIGDVQNLEIDWPFLLIFTGLSIAGIWLGVYLNKFIDGKKLKKGFGWFVLVMGIYIILSELL; from the coding sequence ATGGATATTCTTGAAATTCTCGGTTATTTTGGAGCTTTACTTATTGGAGTAGTGCTTGGACTCATAGGTGGCGGAGGTTCCATACTTACGGTGCCGGTGCTGGTTTACCTCATGGCAATAAATCCTGTGACCGCGACTGCTTATTCTCTTTTTGTGGTGGGAACTTCAGCTTTAGTAGGCGCGATTAGAAACCTTCCGAAGAAATTGATAGATTTCAGGACCGCAATCGTTTTTGCAATTCCCGCATTTATTGCCGTATATCTAACCAGGATGTACCTCGTCCCGGCAATTCCAGAGGAGATCTTTAGTATTGGCGGACTCACGATTACCAAGAATATCGGGATCATGTTGTTTTTCGCTATTATCATGGTGGTTGCCTCAATTTCGATGATCACTCAAAAACGTACTGAGGATACTGGTGAAGAACAAGCAGTGCAGTATAACTATCCTTTGATTATTTTAGAAGGGATCGTGGTGGGACTGTTAACCGGAATCGTTGGAGCTGGTGGTGGTTTCCTTATCATCCCGGCATTGGTTTTACTGGCTAAGCTTCCCATGAAAAAAGCTGTGGCCACTTCCTTACTCATTATCGCGTTTAAAAGTTTGATCGGTTTTATTGGGGATGTTCAAAACCTTGAAATTGACTGGCCGTTTCTACTTATATTTACCGGGCTCTCCATTGCAGGAATCTGGCTGGGAGTTTATCTGAACAAATTCATAGATGGGAAGAAGTTGAAAAAAGGCTTTGGCTGGTTCGTTTTGGTGATGGGTATCTATATTATTCTAAGCGAACTACTATAA
- a CDS encoding Crp/Fnr family transcriptional regulator gives MPLLLNGAIKILREDGDGDELLLYFIERGDTCAMTLNCCMGQTKSEIRAVAETDTTMIMVPIAKMEEWTARFKSWRNFVFESYHSRLSEMLDTIDTIAFLNMDQRIMKYLRDKAKINGDENVQSTHQQIAYDLHTSRVVVSRLLKKLELDGKIKLQRNQIKVIDL, from the coding sequence ATGCCGTTGTTGCTAAATGGCGCTATAAAAATTTTACGCGAAGACGGTGACGGTGATGAATTGCTGCTTTACTTTATAGAAAGAGGAGATACCTGTGCCATGACTCTTAATTGTTGTATGGGCCAGACCAAATCTGAGATTCGTGCGGTAGCCGAAACCGATACTACCATGATTATGGTGCCTATTGCCAAAATGGAAGAATGGACCGCGAGATTTAAAAGCTGGAGAAATTTTGTTTTTGAAAGCTATCACTCCCGTCTTTCTGAAATGCTGGATACTATAGACACGATCGCATTCCTTAATATGGATCAGCGTATTATGAAATACCTGCGGGACAAGGCTAAGATCAATGGAGATGAGAATGTGCAAAGTACCCATCAACAGATTGCATACGACCTTCATACGTCCAGGGTGGTGGTTTCCAGGTTATTAAAGAAGCTAGAACTGGATGGCAAGATCAAATTACAGAGAAACCAGATCAAGGTCATCGATCTATAA